Proteins encoded in a region of the Sander lucioperca isolate FBNREF2018 chromosome 4, SLUC_FBN_1.2, whole genome shotgun sequence genome:
- the rcor3 gene encoding REST corepressor 3 — protein MPGMMDKGSEYLGKGRSNGTKSPSNASNGHYSDESGSDDEHDVGMRVGADYQANIPEFEPGSSKYTEKDSGGMLVWSPYHNILDSKLDEYIALAKEKHGYNVEQALGMLFWHKHNIDKSLADLPNFTPFPDEWTVEDKVLFEQAFSFHGKSFHRIQQMLPDKSISSLVKYYYSWKKTRSRTSLMDRQARKLANRSNQDDSDEEMEEANPIEANDSDYDPNKETKKENPVEPVAAPGSKVALGRREHQTLQHRHHQRSRCRPPKGMYLTQEDVVAVSCSASAANTLLRQLDMELVSLKRQVQNAKQMNSGLKNALETGIEEFRLAECNQKVNARWTTDEQLLAVQGVRKYGKDFQAIADVIGNKTLGQVKNFFVNYRRRFNLDEVLQEWEAEQGTRAPNGDSATSGEEGKTNSATPSGKSTDEEDEEGQVTSSGASPAASSSSAQVAMTSSASSSSLHQPPPLLRPSLPATPSLHRQPPPLQQQARFLQPRPTLHQPPPLIRPSNPLPPRLNPRPPAPMSLGGNPGGSGPSSAQPPPGMAVHQSDASSSSLH, from the exons ATGCCGGGGATGATGGATAAAGGCTCGGAGTATTTAGGGAAAGGTCGGTCCAACGGCACCAAGAGTCCGTCCAACGCGTCTAACGGACATTATTCAGACGAGAGCGGCAGCGACGACGAACACG ATGTGGGGATGCGGGTCGGAGCCGACTACCAGGCCAACATTCCCGAGTTCGAGCCCG gTTCCAGTAAGTACACGGAGAAGGACAGCGGAGGGATGCTCGTCTGGTCTCCGTATCACAACATCCTCGACTCCAAAT TGGATGAATACATCGCTCTAGCCAAAGAGAAACACGGATACAACGTGGAGCAG gcgcTCGGTATGCTCTTCTGgcacaaacacaacattgacaagTCTCTGGCCGACCTGCCGAACTTCACTCCGTTCCCAGACGAGTGGACGGTGGAGGACAAGGTTCTGTTCGAGCAGGCCTTCAGCTTCCACGGGAAGAGCTTCCACCGCATCCAGCAGATG CTACCAGATAAATCCATCTCCAGTCTGGTCAAGTACTACTACTCCTGGAAGAAGACTCGCTCCAGAACCAGTCTGATGGACCGCCAGGCTCGGAAACTGGCCAACAGGAGCAACCAGGacgacag TGACGAGGAGATGGAGGAGGCCAATCCCATCGAAGCCAACGACAGCGACTACGACCCCAACAAGGAAACCAAGAAAGAG aaTCCGGTGGAGCCGGTGGCGGCGCCGGGCTCTAAGGTGGCGTTGGGCCGGCGGGAGCACCAGACCCTGCAGCACCGGCACCACCAGCGCTCCCGCTGCCGCCCCCCCAAAGGCATGTACCTGACCCAGGAGGACGTGGTGGCCGTGTCCTGCAGCGCCTCGGCCGCCAACACGCTGCTCCGCCAGCTGGACATGGAGCTGGTGTCCCTCAAGAGACAG GTGCAGAACGCCAAACAGATGAACAGCGGCCTGAAGAACGCGCTGGAGACAGGGATCGAAGAGTTCAGACTGGCTGAG TGTAACCAGAAGGTGAACGCCCGCTGGACCACGGACGAGCAGCTCCTGGCTGTTCAAG GTgtgaggaagtacggcaaagaCTTCCAGGCGATCGCCGACGTCATCGGGAACAAGACGCTGGGCCAGGTCAAGAACTTCTTCGTCAACTACCGGCGCCGGTTCAACCTGGACGAGGTGCTGCAGGAGTGGGAGGCGGAGCAGGGGACGCGGGCGCCCAACGGAGACAGCGCCACCTCTGGAGAGGAGGGGAAGACCAACTCCGCCACGCCGTCAGGGAAGAGCACCGACGAAGAGGACGAAGAG gGTCAGGTGACCTCGTCAGGTGCGTCTCCCGCTGCCTCGTCTTCTTCGGCTCAGGTTGCCATGACGTCCagcgcctcctcctcctccctccaccAGCCCCCCCCCTTGCTGCGGCCCTCCCTGCCGGCCACGCCCTCCCTGCACCGCCAGCCCCCGCCTCTCCAGCAGCAGGCTCGCTTCCTGCAGCCGCGGCCCACCCTGCACCAGCCGCCGCCGCTCATACGCCCGTCCAACCCGCTGCCCCCCCGCCTCAACCCCCGCCCGCCCGCTCCCATGAGCCTCGGCGGCAACCCCGGGGGGTCGGGTCCGAGCTCCGCCCAGCCGCCCCCCGGCATGGCCGTCCACCAATCAGACGCCTCGTCCTCTTCCCTCCACTGA